One window of the Anaeromyxobacter dehalogenans 2CP-C genome contains the following:
- the gltJ gene encoding adventurous gliding motility protein GltJ, with the protein MKFGCERCDAQYMISDDKVGPNGVKVRCKKCGNVIRVRRAAENGAVAPETPASTAAAGDGAAGAPAPAGAAPEGGLDAELGQAFDHAFGDTPPAGVAAPGPDPDATQETTPEEQARIAAASAAPAAELPATEWYVAIGQAQVGPLPLLEVKKKWEGGDVGPDSLVWRPGMGDWAAVSAVPDLAAYLSPIPRGARPSRTPAPFAASASTRAAPEPTPAPSPAPGADVDWKPVGASALAALASDELAARAPEPAAARPANGSVKSLMDSMDLPDGGGVDPTGAVPLPIKALETTGEKKIERRSSVARGAEELRNRRSASRAAVFGAVATVAVVAAAGAGYWLLGRAPASPAASAPVATAPARPEPAAPQPTAALPAAATTQAPAPAPAQAAEPVVAKAEAAPAAAEPAPAAAAPAPAPAKAAPAPEPARKVAEAPARREPAPARPARREAPERTVREPTRVAKADSAPAPAPRKRDSVLDFESNDAALDAALGGTKPGARSVYVPPAPGGGALPDRVSDSQVNETILGRVSSLQQCVQEQKTRDPAATGVLKMRWSISPDGSVQNAKCATPEYASGPLAQCLSGVLRGTRFPKSKSGRSDVTFPIKF; encoded by the coding sequence ATGAAATTCGGCTGCGAGCGGTGTGACGCTCAGTACATGATCTCGGACGACAAGGTCGGTCCGAACGGCGTCAAGGTGCGCTGCAAGAAGTGCGGGAACGTCATCCGGGTCCGGCGGGCCGCGGAGAACGGCGCCGTCGCGCCGGAGACGCCCGCGTCCACGGCGGCGGCCGGTGACGGCGCCGCGGGGGCCCCGGCGCCCGCCGGCGCCGCCCCGGAGGGCGGGCTCGACGCCGAGCTGGGCCAGGCGTTCGACCACGCGTTCGGCGACACGCCGCCGGCCGGCGTGGCGGCGCCCGGGCCGGATCCCGACGCGACCCAGGAGACCACGCCGGAGGAGCAGGCGCGCATCGCCGCCGCGTCCGCGGCGCCCGCGGCCGAGCTGCCCGCCACCGAGTGGTACGTGGCCATCGGCCAGGCGCAGGTCGGGCCGCTGCCGCTCCTCGAGGTGAAGAAGAAGTGGGAGGGCGGAGACGTCGGCCCCGACTCGCTGGTGTGGCGCCCGGGCATGGGCGACTGGGCGGCGGTGTCCGCGGTCCCGGACCTGGCCGCGTACCTGTCGCCGATCCCGCGGGGCGCGCGCCCGTCGCGCACGCCGGCGCCGTTCGCCGCGTCCGCCTCCACGCGGGCCGCCCCGGAGCCGACGCCGGCCCCGTCGCCCGCGCCCGGCGCGGACGTGGACTGGAAGCCGGTGGGGGCGTCGGCGCTCGCCGCGCTCGCCAGCGACGAGCTCGCCGCTCGCGCGCCGGAGCCTGCCGCGGCGCGGCCGGCGAACGGCAGCGTGAAGTCGCTCATGGACTCGATGGACCTGCCGGACGGCGGCGGGGTGGATCCCACCGGCGCGGTGCCGCTGCCCATCAAGGCGCTCGAGACCACCGGCGAGAAGAAGATCGAGCGGCGCTCGTCGGTGGCGCGCGGCGCGGAGGAGCTGCGGAACCGCCGCTCCGCCTCGCGCGCGGCGGTGTTCGGCGCCGTGGCGACGGTGGCGGTGGTCGCGGCGGCGGGCGCAGGCTACTGGCTCCTCGGCCGCGCGCCGGCGAGCCCGGCCGCCTCCGCGCCGGTCGCGACCGCGCCGGCCCGGCCCGAGCCGGCGGCCCCGCAGCCCACGGCCGCGCTGCCCGCGGCGGCGACGACCCAGGCGCCGGCGCCGGCCCCCGCCCAGGCGGCCGAGCCGGTGGTCGCGAAGGCGGAGGCGGCCCCGGCCGCCGCCGAGCCCGCGCCGGCGGCGGCTGCACCCGCGCCCGCTCCCGCCAAGGCGGCGCCGGCCCCCGAGCCGGCGCGCAAGGTCGCGGAGGCGCCCGCGCGGCGCGAGCCCGCACCGGCCCGCCCGGCCCGGCGCGAGGCGCCGGAGCGGACGGTGCGCGAGCCCACCCGCGTCGCCAAGGCCGACTCCGCGCCGGCGCCCGCGCCGCGGAAGCGCGATTCCGTCCTCGACTTCGAGAGCAACGACGCCGCGCTCGACGCGGCGCTCGGCGGGACGAAGCCGGGCGCACGCTCGGTGTACGTGCCGCCGGCGCCCGGCGGGGGCGCGCTGCCGGATCGCGTCTCCGACTCGCAGGTCAACGAGACCATCCTCGGGCGCGTCTCCTCGCTGCAGCAGTGCGTGCAGGAGCAGAAGACGCGGGACCCTGCCGCCACCGGCGTGCTCAAGATGCGGTGGAGCATCAGCCCCGACGGGTCGGTGCAGAACGCGAAGTGCGCCACGCCGGAGTACGCCTCCGGCCCGCTCGCCCAGTGCCTGTCGGGCGTGCTCCGGGGCACCAGGTTCCCGAAGTCGAAGAGCGGCCGCTCCGACGTGACGTTCCCGATCAAGTTCTAG
- a CDS encoding TIGR04552 family protein produces MPFELKQPSVPGALYRPLEEMGLAELEALRLVLRGGSVVDWRRLDVTTAAEVDAFLGLNLFDLEDPRDERRLRAILGQAVEYLRHAFGYRVADPVAMPDDVRDLFLLASGAAEPRKFRRIACVVLKVMHVIHHLEARELLFRTPIRESDLSERVDRRIMAEGARMQAGGLPILEFAGSVKARGSLVTKLIAKKESVAAQIFDRVRYRIVTETPEQIAPVVWHLTRTLFPFNYTVPGQTQNSLVRFVDLLKRHPRGAELSGQLQLPPDLERRDPSEPRNEFSGHGYRVLNFVVDLPVRIDDLLPPLDPMADELGRIVFSLVEFQVVDRATAEANEAGDSSHERYKRRQLKRVLRRLSRGLVVPKRRRRGGS; encoded by the coding sequence ATGCCCTTCGAGCTGAAGCAGCCGTCCGTCCCGGGCGCTCTCTACCGCCCGCTCGAGGAGATGGGGCTGGCCGAGCTGGAGGCGCTCCGGCTGGTGCTGCGCGGCGGCTCGGTGGTGGACTGGCGCCGCCTCGACGTCACCACCGCCGCCGAGGTGGACGCGTTCCTCGGCCTGAACCTGTTCGACCTGGAGGATCCGCGGGACGAGCGCCGGCTGCGCGCGATCCTGGGCCAGGCAGTCGAGTACCTGCGCCACGCGTTCGGCTACCGCGTGGCCGACCCGGTGGCCATGCCGGACGACGTGCGGGACCTGTTCCTGCTCGCCTCCGGCGCGGCCGAGCCGCGGAAGTTCCGGCGCATCGCCTGCGTCGTGCTCAAGGTGATGCACGTGATCCACCACCTGGAGGCGCGCGAGCTGCTGTTCCGCACGCCCATCCGCGAGAGCGACCTCTCGGAGCGGGTGGATCGCCGCATCATGGCCGAGGGGGCCCGCATGCAGGCGGGCGGGCTGCCCATCCTCGAGTTCGCCGGCAGCGTGAAGGCGCGCGGCTCGCTGGTCACGAAGCTCATCGCCAAGAAGGAGTCGGTGGCGGCGCAGATCTTCGACCGGGTGCGCTACCGCATCGTCACCGAGACCCCGGAGCAGATCGCGCCGGTGGTGTGGCACCTCACGCGGACGCTGTTCCCGTTCAACTACACGGTCCCGGGCCAGACGCAGAACAGCCTGGTCCGCTTCGTGGACCTCCTGAAGCGGCACCCGCGCGGCGCCGAGCTGTCCGGCCAGCTGCAGCTCCCGCCCGACCTCGAGCGGCGCGATCCCTCCGAGCCGCGCAACGAGTTCAGCGGCCACGGCTACCGGGTGCTGAACTTCGTGGTGGACCTGCCGGTCCGCATCGACGACCTCCTGCCGCCGCTCGATCCCATGGCCGACGAGCTGGGGCGGATCGTGTTCTCGCTGGTGGAGTTCCAGGTGGTGGATCGCGCGACCGCGGAGGCGAACGAGGCGGGAGACTCGTCGCACGAGCGGTACAAGCGCCGGCAGCTCAAGCGCGTGCTCCGGCGCCTCTCGCGTGGCCTGGTGGTGCCGAAGCGCAGACGGCGAGGTGGATCATGA